The Glycine soja cultivar W05 chromosome 6, ASM419377v2, whole genome shotgun sequence genome has a window encoding:
- the LOC114415970 gene encoding uncharacterized protein LOC114415970, translating into MEHKAYWTLKFLNFDEALSRENRKLQLLELEEMRLNAYESSRLKLFPGKLKSKWSGPFTIKEVKPYGAVELFDPQSETPDRTWIVNGQRLKLYHGGNIERLTIIMQLQDP; encoded by the exons ATGGAACACAAGGCATACTGGACTctgaaatttcttaattttgatgAGGCTTTATCAAGGGAAAACAGGAAGTTGCAACTCTTGGAGCTAGAAGAAATGAGATTGAATGCCTATGAATCTTCAAG attgaagtTGTTTCCAGGAAAGCTAAAGTCTAAATGGTCTGGACCTTTCACCATTAAGGAAGTCAAACCCTATGGAGCAGTGGAATTATTCGACCCTCAATCAGAAACTCCGGATAGAACATGGATAGTAAATGGTCAGAGATTGAAGCTGTACCATGGTGGGAACATTGAGAGGCTAACCATCATTATGCAATTACAAGACCCTTAG
- the LOC114415971 gene encoding uncharacterized protein LOC114415971, producing the protein MSNHKSTESAIKNLEIQVGQLAKQIAENSFGGFGANTEKNPKEECKVVITRSKRETIVEEEGRNNDEQDDVIQRILPPKYKDPGSVTIPCSIGAVSVGKALIDSGANINLMPLSMCIRIGELEIMPTRMTLQLADMSITRPYGVVENVLVKVRQFTFLADFVIMYIEEDAEIQLILGRPFILTANCVVDMGKGDLEMSMDDQKVTFNLFEAMKHPSDHKACFKVEKVEHEIGMVARAMVLQSPLEKELTNTMKCLTTEEEKEMQSCLEESEGVEENLPGRIVFEKLKKDIPVEKAKVELKTLPEHLKYVFLGENETNPVIINNSLRIEEESHLVKVLKKHKAAIGWHISDLKGINPSYCMHKINMEADYKPVR; encoded by the exons ATGTCTAATCACAAGAGCACAGAGTCTGCTATAAAGAACTTGGAGATTCAAGTGGGACAACTAGCTAAGCAAATAGCTGAGAATTCTTTTGGAGGTTTTGGAGCCAATActgagaaaaatcccaaagaagaaTGCAAAGTTGTCATAACTAGAAGCAAGAGGGAAACCATAGTAGAAGAGGAAGGGAGGAATAATGATGAGCAGGA TGATGTTATCCAAAGAATCCTTCcacctaaatacaaggatccaGGGAGTGTCACCATCCCTTGCTCTATTGGTGCAGTGTCTGTTGGAAAAGCCCTCATTGACTCGGGGGCCAACATAAACTTGatgcctctctccatgtgcATAAGGATTGGAGAGCTGGAAATTATGCCAACAAGAATGACATTGCAACTAGCAGATATGTCTATTACAAGGCCTTATGGTGTGGTTGAAAATGTTTTGGTCAAGGTGCGACAATTCACCTTCCTTGCTGACTTTGTGATCATGTATATTGAAGAGGATGCTGAAATCCAACTGATCTTGGGCCGTCCCTTCATATTAACTGCCAATTGTGTGGTGGATATGGGAAAAGGTGATCTAGAAATGAGCATGGATGATCAGAAAGTTACATTTAATCTATTTGAAGCCATGAAGCACCCAAGTGACCACAAGGCCTGTTTTAAAGTAGAAAAGGTGGAACATGAGATAGGCATGGTAGCTAGAGCCATGGTATTGCAATCCCCACTTGAAAAAGAACTGACTAATACCATGAAGTGTCTGACAAcggaggaagaaaaagaaatgcagAGCTGTTTAGAAGAATCAGAGGGTGTAGAAGAAAATCTTCCTGGAagaattgtttttgaaaaattgaagaagGACATCCCAGTAGAAAAGGCTAAAGTGGAGTTGAAAACCCTTCCAGAACATCTGAAGTATGTGTTTTTAGGAGAAAATGAAACCAATCCGGTGATCATCAACAATTCTCTAAGAATAGAGGAGGAATCTCATCTGGTGAAGGTTTTGAAGAAACATAAAGCAGCTATTGGATGGCATATTTCTGACTTGAAAGGAATCAACCCTTCTTATTGTATGCATAAGATCAACATGGAAGCTGACTATAAACCGGTAAGATAG